One part of the Vicia villosa cultivar HV-30 ecotype Madison, WI linkage group LG6, Vvil1.0, whole genome shotgun sequence genome encodes these proteins:
- the LOC131614315 gene encoding uncharacterized protein LOC131614315: protein MDGFKAKVVVAANSFKNMSRKFSPIKDVNDSKETWRLAVRVVDIWSVINSKGKEHLEMVIMDVSGDRIQVLIRSNHTPKWKARIRENMSCIINNGTVYDNDFQWKLCDHDKKFVFIGGTTVKEVDIQNLPPKRFFSKTLLIFLEAIEINNFQYNNYGKMSFVSLSLKDVKGVIVNCTLWESYGTKFLDFYHDEKNSGAIVIILTHAMIKESQVSNGWSGSKLLINEDIPEITEYLSKLTANEQTEKPSQSSKGMSLWSGASQFTPVESFVHKAKCISLSDLCKVKQDMLCVTVGTTQRFFVSKHGWFYYGCTKCSLKASDVNNPYKCSCGQNVEHAIPRYRVDIYVVDGESKFRFVFWDTDCADIIGKSTDSIYKAMLEEGDDDPMIYLDELDMLLGKKMAFRAKVQLTFGQASVWKLSYDEEFVKEIEKDYITDEESLSAYGENDPDKVVTNTPSKGSPVNLDAVDSEFQAYGTTQLSGTKPAKKVKIESDA, encoded by the exons ATGGATGGATTCAAAGCCAAAGTTGTTGTTGCTGCAAATTCCTTTAAA AATATGAGCCGAAAATTTTCCCCCATTAAGGATGTCAACGATTCAAAAGAAACATGGAGATTGGCCGTTCGAGTTGTTGATATTTGGAGTGTTATCAACAGCAAGGGTAAGGAGCATCTGGAGATGGTTATAATGGACGTATCG GGTGATAGGATACAAGTTTTGATTCGTTCTAACCACACACCAAAATGGAAAGCACGAATACGCGAAAACATGTCTTGCATAATCAACAATGGAACTGTTTATGATAACGATTTTCAGTGGAAGCTCTGTGATCATGACAAGAAGTTTGTGTTTATTGGTGGTACAACTGTGAAGGAAGTTGATATTCAGAACCTTCCTCCCAAAAGATTTTTTTCAAAGACTTTACTGATATTCTTGGAGGCAATT GAAATCAACAATTTTCAATATAACAATTATGGAAAAATGTCATTTGTTTCATTGAGTCTTAAAGACGTGAA AGGTGTCATAGTTAACTGCACATTATGGGAGAGCTACGGAACAAAATTTTTGGACTTCTACCACGATGAAAAAAACAGTGGTGCTATTGTAATAATACTAACTCATGCAATGATAAAGGAATCACAAG TTTCAAATGGATGGAGTGGATCTAAATTGCTTATTAACGAAGACATCCCAGAGATAACTGAGTATTTATCAAA GTTAACTGCAAATGAGCAGACTGAAAAGCCTTCGCAGTCCTCAAAGGGAATGTCTCTTTGGTCTGGTGCCTCTCAATTCACCCCAGTTGAAAGTTTCGTTCATAAGGCCAAGTGTATATctctgagtgacctttgcaaggTGAAACAG GACATGTTATGCGTTACTGTTGGAACAACTCAAAGGTTTTTTGTCTCAAAACACGGTTGGTTTTATTATGGATGTACTAAATGTTCTTTAAAGGCATCTGATGTGAACAATCCATACAAATGTTCATGTGGACAGAATGTAGAACATGCCATACCAAG GTATCGAGTTGACATATATGTAGTTGATGGTGAATCAAAATTCCGCTTTGTGTTTTGGGACACTGACTGTGCTGACATTATTGGAAAGTCTACTGATAGTATTTATAAAGCAATGCTTGAG GAAGGTGACGACGATCCAATGATATATCTAGATGAACTTGACATGCTTCTTGGTAAAAAAATGGCGTTTAGGGCTAAAGTTCAGCTAACATTTGGCCAAGCATCTGTTTGGAAGCTTTCTTATGATGAAGAATTTGTAAAGGAAATTGAGAAAGATTATATTACTGATGAA GAGTCGTTGTCTGCATACGGAGAAAATGATCCTGATAAAGTTGTGACCAATACTCCATCTAAAGGAAGTCCCGTTAATCTTGATGCTGTAGATTCCGAATTTCAAGCGTATGGTACTACTCAACTTTCAGGAACAAAGCCTGCAAAGAAAGTTAAGATTGAATCTGATGCCTGA